The Triticum aestivum cultivar Chinese Spring chromosome 5A, IWGSC CS RefSeq v2.1, whole genome shotgun sequence genomic sequence tccgtttcaaatttgaattaaaaccacgacgagtaatttgaaacggagggagtagatggcgCCGTGAGTTCTGACCCTGTGCCTGTGCGTGCTCCGGTACAAGAGGACGCCGCCGCTGTGGCCGTGATGGTGGCCGCTTGCAGTTGCAGAGGCGTGAGGGCGGCGGCCGCGCACGGCAGCGGAGCAGAATATGACACGGGTGGAGCGCGTGGAATTTTCTCCCCGTCTGCACCGCGCGCTCCTCTGCTTCTGCTTCTGGTCGCCAGCCTCCTCACGCACGCGCGGACAAAAAACGATCGATCTGATCGAGCCATACCGGGGGCAAACCAGAGCGGAAGGACCGGAGGGCATTCACGACCAAAAAGAAACGGCAATGGTCAGATGTTTAAGCATGATAAATCAAACTTTTTTTAGACAAATTATGTTGTCGCGAGGTCGACAATCTCTGTTACCGTATGCAAGTTATTCGATGGAaatcgtccttgcagatagggttGCAACATCAAAATTGGTTGAtggtcttagagcatctacaaccggacgtggGAAATCATCCCTCATACGTCCGTGAATGTGCTCGGTCATTGGTCGAACAGGAGAGACAAGAAAAAACGTGACCTAACCGGACCCTTCATATTATTTCTATACGCCGGGCTGTCCGCGAACCCTCATATTCATCTCAAATATGGGGAGGATATGAGGGCTCGCGGACGCGGCTGGGCATTCCGCCACGTAGGACACGGCCTCACTCCGGaccaccttttctctttctttattcattttttttctttttctttatcttcACCAATCACATGCAAGTGACCGGACATatgagaagaaaaataaaaagtgtggcTGCGCCGACTGATAAACAAAAGCTCAAAACGGACATGCCCGGTCACTGACCGGGCGCATCCGCGGGCTAAGGGGCATATTTACTATGTCCGGCTGCAGATGCTCTTACAACCCCATACGAGCAGGTTTTACACTGGCTCAGCAGTTTGCACGGCATTTTTTAATAGAGAAAACACCTGAATGTACTTCATTTTATACCTCAACAAATACCAATACGAGGCAAAAGGTAAATAAGTGCCTGTAAAAACCAAAAAATGTCAAAGTCCAGAAAGAAAGACCATCTTCACAACGCCACCACAACCTTCACGTCTTGCTACGATGGGCATATTCAACACCTCTATGGAAACCCCACCGAAAATGATGAAGATGAAGCGGAAACATATCCAGAAGGATCTTAAGGCATTTCTAACACCCTAAAAACTAGAGGAGCAGACATCAAAGTAAACCTTAGTGAAGTATATTTACTTCACTAAATTTTAGCcaggcctaccccccccccccccccccccccaccccccatcTATATATAACCGAGTAAAACTTACTTTTGGTTTATGCATTACTGCCCTAACTACACCCACTAGCCATAGGTGGACTCCCCAGTTCGCAATGcctaccatctagctctgcttgCCTCATCATACAACACTTCAGTCGGGGACAAATACAACAACCGACCGGAGGAAGACGGAAGGATTTGGAACTTAATTTGAAAGGAGAAAGCACCACATAAAAAAGGACCAATTTTTTTTTCCATATGGAGGGTGACGAATGAATCACTGCCACCAACTTGTTATTTTGCATGCACCACAACCCGGCTAGCTAAAACGTAGCAATCTCGTGCGCTACCAGCTTGTTATCATTTTTGTTCCAAAAAGCTTTGCTCAGCGATGCACAGTCGCTTTCAGATACGACTGGTGTGTCAGTCTGTTTGAGTCCCTCCCATTCCTAGCAGGCTTCAGATGAGGCCGGGGGTAAGCCTCCTTTACAAAAAATATATGAACATATGTGGTATACATCTCGATGGTTACGTGCATTTGTTTTTTCAGGACCTGTTGAAACtttaaaatgcaattttcgaattTTCAGAAACAGGGCGCCATGGAGCTGAGGAGCAGGAAAATCCACTCTCCTTGGCACAGTAGCGCGGACAAGAATACGGTCAACATCTATGTATCCGGCGTGGAAGTCGTACAACCGAGATGATCGTAGACGCAGCCGACAGTTCTGACTCTCCAAGCATCGTCCCCGTTTCCCTCTGCAATCAGTGCTGAGAACGACTCGACACTTCAAAAAACGAGGCTCAAATGGCAAACTGGGAGGATCACCGAGATAAGGACACGCTCAGAGCAGTGACGAGCTAGCTCAGCTGCATCAGCccaatcggtctcaccgatcgaTCCTCCAGCCAACTCTCGCGCAGCCAGTGCATGCGCTGCAGACATAGATGGAGGTCGAGATCCCGACCGAGCACCGCGCGCCCAAGGTTGAGGCTAGAGCGTGGCGATGGCACGAtctcccggccgccgccgccaagccgctCCGGGACCCCCTCCTCGCCGTCAACTTCCTGCTGCTGGCCGTCGGCGCGGCCAGCGgcccgctcctcctccgcctctacTTCCTGCGCGGCGGCTCCCGCAAGTGGCTATCCAGCCTGCTCCAGACCGCCGGCTGGCCGCTCCTCCTCGTGCCGCTcggcttctccttctcctcccgccgccgccgcaggagcCGCCGCCAGGGCGACGACGCCACGGCTAGCACCGGCGTCTTCCTCATGACGCCCCGCCTCCTGGCCGCGTCCGCCGTCGTGGGCCTCATGACCGGCGCCGACAACTTCCTCTACGCCTACGGCCAGGCCTACCTCCCGGTGTCCACCTCCTCCATCCTCATCTCCACGCAGCTGGCCTTCACGGCCGCCTTCGCGCTGCTGCTCGTGCGCCAGCGCTTCACGGGCTCCACGGTCAACGCCATCGTGCTGCTCAGCGTCGGCGCCGCCATGCTGGGGATGGGCTCCGGCGGGGACCGCCCGGCGGGGGTGTCGGGCGCGCAGTACGCCGCCGGGTTCGGCATGGCGCTGGCGGCCGCGGCGCTCTACGGCCTCGTGCTGCCCGTCATGGAGCTCAGCCAGGCGTGGCACGCGGcgcgcgccggcgccgccgccctcaCCTACACGCTCGTCGTTGAGATTCAGGTCGTCATCGGGCTCACCGCCACGGCGTTCTGCGCCGTCGGCATGCTGGCGAACAACGACTTTCAGGTGAGTTTTCAGCACTGCTTCACTTGCCTCTGCTCTTCGCCTACTTTCCGTTGCAATTGCCTAAAATATTTAGGTTCGGAGTTCTGAATGTGACTCCCACGAGATAACTAAAACAAAGGTTAACATGAGGCAATCCACGATCTGAGTCCAGGCTCGTCTCCCCCAGTGAACGGTAATATATTCAAAAATAAATAGTAAAATGGACCAAAACAAACTAAAGTTGTTGGCATTGCAGATGCTCTAGTGCGTTAGGTGGCTGCAAAATTTCATGATGAATAGACGTTCCGGTATCTCTCAAAAAAAAAAGCTTTCAACTAGGtgttttttcaaagttttttatactacttcttagagcatctctagcaaaccCCTTAAAATCGCAAACTATAAAACTGGGATACGGATCGAAAAAAATTGCATTTTAAAGGTTAATTTTAGCTACACCGAACAGATACTGTAAAATAAACtgtaaaactgggataaagagcTCCTTCCTTCAATCTGACCGCTGTCGTCCTTTCACCCAGCCGGCGCCGCGCCGGCCGCGCCCAACCCCGTCGGCCGTGCCCCATCACCACGCCGGCCGCGCCCAGCCTCGCCGACTACGCCCCGTCGCCTCCGCCGTCCGCGCCTTGCTCTATTGCCAGTCGGGCCGACTGAGCCGTGCCCCTTTGCCTGCCGCGTCGGGAGGATTCCGGCGGCCAAACTAAGGTCATGGGAGGCCACGGCGATGTCGGAGCTCGTCCAATTCGAACTGACAGTGGTCGATTGCGGCATCTAGCGGCCTTTTCCAATGTGCGGTGATGAATTCCGGCAGGTTTATGGCGGATTCCGACAAACTCAGCGACAACGTGGTTGCTTCGACGAGGTTTGACCGGTATACAGGGCCCTCTAGGTTCGGCCTTCCAACCTCCAACTATAAAAGTTTCGGGTGTGCATTTTCGGTGGCCCTTAATAATTTTACAGGTTGGACCAAATTTACGGTTTCTGTTCTGGACATTTTTTTCAACCGAAACTGTGAAATGCAAAAATTATAAGGGTTTGACCacttatacggggtctgctagagatgcttttATAGACCTATTTTCCGAGGATGGcacaacatataaaaaataaaataaaaaataaaaaatttgcatgGATCTTCACGTAAGATTGTATGAACAAGTCTCAGTCGACTTCATTGCATCCTTTGACCACAAAATTTTCAACTTCTCAAAGCTTCCACGACTATTACTGTTCGTAAAAAGTAACGGCGAGAAGGCAGTTGTGGGTTACTCCATTTAGCTGGGACATCACAAAGATGACGAGATTGAAAGTGATTGAGGGCTTATCTCGATAACTAGTGGGTCAATGTGATCGACATCTCCACGTCTTTTCGGTTAATCATACCACTCCCCGGTGATACTTGTTGCTGTGGGTGCGAGTAGGCTGTGGGTTGAATTGATGGATGGGCACGACAAGTGAAATTAAAGTTCGTCCTACCTTGCTCAGTTCTCTGGCAACACCGTTGTCATCCCCGGTGATATGCCGTTAAAAGGCAACCTCTTCTCTTCAAAGTTTCTTTTTAATTTTAAAAGAACAGTTTTGTCGCCCGTTCGTTCTTCTTTCAGttctactcccttcattccaaactACTCGTTGCAGAAATGAATATATTTGAAACTAAAATACATATAGATACATCCATACATGCGATAAATAATTCGAAACGGAGAAAGTACATACATTCCTTCCTCTCTAGTGGGGTGTTTTGCGCCACTGTTTCACCTAAAAAATGTCTTGCTAGGGAGGATGATATCAATACATGTTTTTGAGCCTAGTGCTCGAATGATGCAAAACCAATGTCTAACGAACTCCTTTTTGTTTGAATACTTTTGATTTTCGTATAAACAGAATAGAATCTTAGTACTAGTATTGACCCAAAATTATTAGCATAAAATCGAGAGTTTAATTTTGTAGAGATATGACACTCAAAGATCAAAAACaagcaaaggacacaagatttTAACGTGAAAAACTCCTCCAACACGAAGGGAAACGCCAGCAAGCCAAACTTCACTATATCAGAAGAGGTTACAAACGCGGGGGATTTTTCCCCGCACCTTGCTCGTCAGAAATTAGCATTTCtctttatacttgaatttggaGCATAACATAACAAACTCCACCTTAAGACAAATTCCATCTTGTAGCAAGAATGAGAACCTCCTCCCTGAACAACAAAGAAAACACCTTCGGCGTCAAACAACCACTAGGGCTAATGAGTTATACCAACTAAgtctgagcaaagctcaaacttagcATCAGGAACTGGCTTTATCAAtatatcagcaggattatcatgtGTGCTAATCTTGCATAACTTCAGTTTATCTTGCTCAACAATGTCTCAGACATAATGATATTTGACATCAATATGCTTCGTTCTCTCATGGAACATCTGATCCTTTGTGGGGCATATGGCACTCTGACTATCATAAAACAAGTTAATGCAAGAATTATCTTCACAAAGCTTAGAATACAAACCTTTCAACCAAACTGATTATTTACATGCTTTCTGCAATAGTCATGTATTCTGCTTCATTGGTAGACTAGGCAACTACTGGTTGCAACTTTGCGCTCCAACTCACGGCACAATCAGAAACTGTGAACATGTGTCCAAATCGCTGGAAGCAAAATTTAAATCCACATAGCCAGCTAGTCCCTCATCAGTTTTGCCAAATTTTAAACAAGCATTGAAAGTACCTGAAAATCCACTGAACAGGCTTTGGCCCACGCCTACTGGCGACGGGCCTCGCTCCGCTCGCTCGTCAAAAGTTAGCATTTCTCTTTATACTTGAATTTAGAGCATAGCATAACAAATTTGAGCATTGTGACGCAGGCAATCCCAGGAGAAGCCCGACAGTCCGAACTCGGCCAGGCGGGCTACTACATGCTGCTGGTCGGCACAGCCGCCGTGTACCAGTGCTTCTGCCTCGGCATAATCGGCGCCATCTACTACGGCTCGGCGCTGCTCGCCGGAGTCATCATCACCGTGCTCCTCCCGGTGACCGAGGTCCTGGCCGTCGTCTTCTTCCATGAACCCTTCAGCGGCACCAAGGGCGTCGCCCTCGGGCTGTCGCTCTGGGGCCTCGCTTCCTATTTCTACGGCGAGGTGCGGAACAAGGCCCCGGATGCAGAGCGCCAGACAAGTCTGTGTGCGGATCGTGACTGCGAGAATTAGTGGGAACAGCACGTGCTTTTGAGAAAGAAGGGGGCGTATATGAACCGAAGGCCATGGATGGCAGTGGCATGGCACACATAATGTTCGCTTGAAAACTTGTGCTCCCGTCTAGCAGTAAATATGTTCTTTGTCCATGGTTAATCTTTCATTTGATCGACTATGACCCCTGTTGCCGCTGGCGGCTGCTCGGTGGCGGTGACCCGCTGGAGAGGTGATTTGTGTGGCGATCTTTGGAGGCTCTAGACACGTCGCGATCACCGGTGGCGACTGGCATGGCGGCGGACAACCTCGTCTCGGCATAGCTAGCCCCCTTCTTGATGCCTTCCATGTTCTCATCGGAGCCCAAGGTCACATCTCCGAACGGTGAGGGCTGGCCTGACCAGGGCAGCATGTCGGTGGTGCGCGGCGGCGCGCTGCTGGCACTGCCGTTCGCGGTCTGCAGGGCTGGCATGGTAATCGGGGCGGTGTTGGGCTTTGCTACGGGGGGCACACTGTGCGGGACGGCGGGGTTCTTGGATGTTATGGGATTGTTGGTGACCGTCGGCAAGACCATGGTGCTGAAACTGATGTAGGTGCACGGCTGAGAGTCATGACGGTGGCGGCCTCTGTTGGACGCAACGACAGTGTCAGGCGGTGGCCATGGAGGGAAAGAGAGGGCGGCGGCGATGGCCTGTGCTCACTGCACCTAGACGGACGTGACAAGGAGATCAAGGGGCGGAACCACGAATCTAAAGGCGTGTCAGCCGAAGTGTCCTTTTTTTACCGGTTGAAACATATAATTAATTGTTGTTAGTTCCAAGTCATTAACAGTTGCATTAGTAAAAACCATTTTTTCTGAACATTAGTAGACACAAGCggtcatatacacgcgcatacactcatttaTGTGAACGC encodes the following:
- the LOC123105350 gene encoding purine permease 3 isoform X1; the encoded protein is MEVEIPTEHRAPKVEARAWRWHDLPAAAAKPLRDPLLAVNFLLLAVGAASGPLLLRLYFLRGGSRKWLSSLLQTAGWPLLLVPLGFSFSSRRRRRSRRQGDDATASTGVFLMTPRLLAASAVVGLMTGADNFLYAYGQAYLPVSTSSILISTQLAFTAAFALLLVRQRFTGSTVNAIVLLSVGAAMLGMGSGGDRPAGVSGAQYAAGFGMALAAAALYGLVLPVMELSQAWHAARAGAAALTYTLVVEIQVVIGLTATAFCAVGMLANNDFQAIPGEARQSELGQAGYYMLLVGTAAVYQCFCLGIIGAIYYGSALLAGVIITVLLPVTEVLAVVFFHEPFSGTKGVALGLSLWGLASYFYGEVRNKAPDAERQTSLCADRDCEN
- the LOC123105350 gene encoding purine permease 1 isoform X2, which gives rise to MEVEIPTEHRAPKVEARAWRWHDLPAAAAKPLRDPLLAVNFLLLAVGAASGPLLLRLYFLRGGSRKWLSSLLQTAGWPLLLVPLGFSFSSRRRRRSRRQGDDATASTGVFLMTPRLLAASAVVGLMTGADNFLYAYGQAYLPVSTSSILISTQLAFTAAFALLLVRQRFTGSTVNAIVLLSVGAAMLGMGSGGDRPAGVSGAQYAAGFGMALAAAALYGLVLPVMELSQAWHAARAGAAALTYTLVVEIQVVIGLTATAFCAVGMLANNDFQPAPRRPRPTPSAVPHHHAGRAQPRRLRPVASAVRALLYCQSGRLSRAPLPAASGGFRRPN